The region CCACCTTGTAGTTGACAAAATGGGTGTGTATGGTACCCAGGGTGTGCTCCCAAAGCCTATTCCCGTATCTCAGGCCATCCCCATGGAGAAAGGACGAGCTTGGGTACCCCGTGGCCTGCACCTTGCCCTCAAGGGCCCCGTTCTGGTAGAAGATGAAGTCCCACACGTAGTCATAGTTGCCCACGGTGCTGATGGAGCGAAGGACCAGAGCGGAGTTCACCAGCCCCCCGTAGTAGAGCGACTGCAAGTTGGAGTAGTGGCGCCTCAGAGGGGAGCCCAGGTTGTGCTCGAAGACGCAGAGCAAGGCCTTCCTCTTCTTGGGCCTCAGGCTGTCGGACAGAGAGTGCGTGTCCACGTAGGTGGCCAGGTAGGGGCAGTCCACCCCTGGCACCAGGGGCGAGGTGTAGCGGCCCAGGCCAAAGCTGCCGTCCATGTAGCGCGTGGACATTCCCCCAGGGCAGTTGGAGCCGTACACggacagtgcctcctgcacGCTGATCTCGTAGGCAACCCTCTCCCCCTTGTGTCGGATGTCAAACAGCCGCAGGCCCGTGCTCACGCTCATCCCAAAGGCAaagctccagccctggaagaGCACCCGGTTGCTCCTGACGCTGTAGCGGGGACCCTGCGGCTCGAACTGCAGCGGGAACAGCGTGGCCGCAGGCGCTCGAGGCTTCATGGATGAGAAATCCCCGTCCCACGGCGCTCTCCTCACCTTCTCCACGCTGACCCGGCCCTGCACGTAGGCActctccagctgctccatgTCCCTGTAGTACTGCCCGTTGTAGAACACCCTGCTCACCGCCCACTGCGACATGTCCAGGCTGCTGTGGtccaccagcacctccagcccCACGGGGTGCACAAAGAATCCACTCACGTTCTGAAACAGGACGAACCAGGTGACCCGATCCCCGGACTGGAATCCACGGGGAGCAGCCGTCACCACGGCGAGATTGGCTCCGTCGTACTCCAGTACTTGTTGCATGAAAGCTGGAGCTGAGGGGAACACCTGGCTCTTCAGAAACCCTCCAATCTGCTTGTACTCCACAGCCAGCGTGGGTCTGCGGTGGTAGGGCACCTTCCCCCCGTACTTCTGCACCGTCACGTCCCGGTGGTACGCCGGCCTGGGCAGCGGCCCCACCACGTACTCCGTGATGttgggctctgcctgctgcccaAAGtacagcacggccagagcctcCCGGGGGGGACGGGCCCCGCCGCCGTCCAGGAACCGCAGCACCTCGGCCTTGGCGGGCACCTGCAGATCCACCCAGGCGATGCAGTTCTCCGAGGGCTTGGCACGCGACGCCTCCACCAGCGGCACCCCGAGGTGGCCCTG is a window of Passer domesticus isolate bPasDom1 chromosome 27, bPasDom1.hap1, whole genome shotgun sequence DNA encoding:
- the LOC135286586 gene encoding amine oxidase [copper-containing] 3-like; this encodes MNLKTVLVLLGLALATIFALVCVLLTRERTPRTCQHLPPEQEDVEDGQSLVFADLTAEEMSQVVLYLQGHLGVPLVEASRAKPSENCIAWVDLQVPAKAEVLRFLDGGGARPPREALAVLYFGQQAEPNITEYVVGPLPRPAYHRDVTVQKYGGKVPYHRRPTLAVEYKQIGGFLKSQVFPSAPAFMQQVLEYDGANLAVVTAAPRGFQSGDRVTWFVLFQNVSGFFVHPVGLEVLVDHSSLDMSQWAVSRVFYNGQYYRDMEQLESAYVQGRVSVEKVRRAPWDGDFSSMKPRAPAATLFPLQFEPQGPRYSVRSNRVLFQGWSFAFGMSVSTGLRLFDIRHKGERVAYEISVQEALSVYGSNCPGGMSTRYMDGSFGLGRYTSPLVPGVDCPYLATYVDTHSLSDSLRPKKRKALLCVFEHNLGSPLRRHYSNLQSLYYGGLVNSALVLRSISTVGNYDYVWDFIFYQNGALEGKVQATGYPSSSFLHGDGLRYGNRLWEHTLGTIHTHFVNYKVDLDVGGVKNSLVAHDMAFEMARAPWSPEQQIERPRLTKTVLDTEDQAAFRLQSKMPRYIFFAANSKNKWGHQRGYRIQITSSAGEHIPEASSMERAISWARYQLAVTRRKEEEPTSTSIYNQNDPWTPTVAFADFINNETITNQDLVAWITAGFLHIPHSEDIPNTVTVGNAVGFLLRPYNYYDLDPSIYSHDGVFFTSEQDFTACEINPLACLPKTASCLPNFPPFTYDGFRNMSRV